The nucleotide window GCAGCGCCTGCGGCATCTGCGGCACCGAGTCGATCGACCAGGTCCGCGACCGGTGCACCACGGACGTGTCGGCGGACGACATCCGGCTCGACGCCGCCGTCCTCGCCACGTTGCCCGACCGACTGCGCGAGGGACAACGCGCCTTCGCCCGCACCGGCGGCGTCCACGCGGCGGGTCTGTTCACCCCGGACGGCGAGCTGCTCTGCCTGCGCGAGGACGTGGGCCGGCACAACGCCGTGGACAAGGTCGTGGGCTGGGCGCTCCAGCAGGGCCGCCTGCCGCTGACCGGGGCGGTGCTGCAGGTCAGCGGCCGGGCCTCCTTCGAACTGGTGCAGAAAGCCGTGACCGCGGGGTGCCCGGTGCTGGCGGCGGTGTCGGCACCGTCCTCCCTGGCGGTCGACCTGGCGAGCGAGACCGGACTGACCCTGATCGGGTTCTCGCGCGGCACCGGGTTCAACATCTACGCGGGACGCGAGCGAATCCACCGCTGATCGCATGGCGGCGCAGGGCAACCAAGCAGCATGATGTGCGCAGCACTCGCCCTCGATGTGGAGGCCCACATGTCGCACACCCTGGCCAGCCTGTTCGGTGAGCGGGTTCGGCTGCTCCCCGACCGCGAGGCGTTCCGGACGCCGGACGGATCGGGCTGGACGTCGCTGAGCTGGAGTCAGACCGATGGGCGGGCGCGCGAGATCGCGGCCGCCCTGCTGGCTCACGGCGTGAGCCACGAGGACCGGGTGGCCATCGTCTCGATGACCCGGCTGGAGTGGATCCTGGTCGACCTGGGCATCGCCCTGGCCGGGGGCGCCACCGCAGCGGTGTACCCCAACACCCAGGAATCCGACGTCGCCTACATCCTGGCCGACTCGGGCGCCGTGATCGCGGTGGTCGAGGATGCCGGGCAGGTGGCCAAACTGGAGCGCTCCCGGGCCGAGCTGCCCGCCATCCGGCTCGTCGTGGTGATCGACCCGGCCGGGATGCCCGCCGCCGCACCCGACGGCAGCTGGGACGAGGGCTGGGTGATCACCTTCGACGAGCTGCAGGCGCAGGGCCGACGCCACCTCGAGGCCCACCCCACCGCGGTGGACGATGCGGTGGCGGGCGTGCTGCCCGAGCACCTGTCGACGCTGCTCTACACCTCGGGCACCACCGGCCGGCCGAAGGGTGTCGAGCTCACCCACGGCAACTGGGTCTACCTGGCCAAGTCGGTGGAGGACACCCGCGTGGTGCGCACCGACCAACTGCAGTTCCTGTGGCTGCCACTGTCGCACTCGTTCGGCAAGCTGCTGCTCGCGGCCCAGTACGGCGTCGGGTTCACCACGGCGGTGGACGGCCGGATCGACAAGATCGTCGACAATCTCGCGACGATCCAGCCGTCCTTCATGGCCGCGGCGCCCCGCATCTTCGAGAAGGTGCACGCCCGGGTGACCTCGATGACCGCCGAGGCCGGTGGGGCCAAGGCGAAGATCTTCGACTGGGCCTTCCGGGTGGGCACCGAGTGCGTCCGCCGCGAACAGGCCGGCCGCTCGATCCCGCCGATCCTCGGGCTGCAGCGCCGGCTGGCCGACAAGCTGGTCTTCACCAAGATCCGCGAGCGGCTGGGCGGCCGGATCGAGATCCTGGTCTCGGGCAGCGCCGCGTTGGCCCCGCAGATCGCCGAGTGGTTCGCCGCCGCCGGACTACCGATCCTCGAGGGGTACGGCATGACCGAGACCTCGGGCGGCTGCATCGTCAACCGGCCGGGCGGCGTCCGGATCGGCACGGTGGGCATCCCGTTCCCCGACACCGAGCTGCGCATCGCCGAGGATGGCGAGCTGTTGATCCGCTCGCCCGGGGTGATGCGCGGGTACCACAACCTGCCCGACCAGACCGCCGAGGTGCTCAGCCCTGACGGCTGGCTGGCCACCGGGGATGTCGCCGAGGTCGACGCGGACGGCTATGTCAAGATCACCGACCGCAAGAAGGACCTGGTCAAGACCAGCGGTGGCAAGTACATCGCCCCGAGCCTGATCGAGGGCTCGATCAAGGCCTCCAGTCCGCTGATCGGCCAGGTGGTGGTGATCGCCGACGGACGCAAGTTCCCCGGCGCCCTGGTCGCCCTCGATCTGGACGCCGCCACGTCCTGGAGTCAGGCCCACGGCGTGGCGGTCGACCAGGTGAACACCGACCCGCGGGTGCGCGAGCTGATCCAGACGGCCATCGACGAGGTCAACCTGACCCTCAACCGGTGGGAGCAGATCAAGCAGTTCCGGATCCTGCCGCGCGAGCTCGACGTCGCCTCGGGCGAGCTCACCCCGAGCCTGAAGATCAAGCGCGCCGTGGTGATGCGCTCGTACAACGAGCTGATCGAGGAGATGTACGGCTGACCTGGATGGTCCTGATCGCCGGGACCCTCAGAACTCGGGATCGTTCATCGCTCCGTGGCGTACGGAGGGGTTGTACCGCAACACATTCGGCGCGCACGAGCACTCGAACGCGATCCGCATCGGGGCGATGCGGCCCTCGTCCTTGAGCCGGAACAACCGGTCGACCACCCGGTCGCGTACCGAGGTGGGCGAGATGGTGTTGAGGTAGATCTTGGTGCCGCCCTCGAATCCGGCCAGGGTCGAGACCCGCCACTTCAGGACGACGCGCCACGGCATCGGCACGTCGACGTCCGGCGGCTTGTGGTGCCACTCCTCGTTGCTCGGCACGTCGGCGCCGGTGGCGGCGTGGCAGGCGTGGATCAGGTCCGACATGGCCCGTAGTTCGTCCGGGCTGTGGTTCCACGGTTGGCTGCGCCCGCTCTTGGAGAAGATCTCCAAGGCCGGGAACCGGTGGCCGAACCCGGCGATGGCGATGGCGTGATCATTCTCGGCCACCACCAGGTTGTGCGCGGCGGCGTAGTTCACCGCCGCCTCGTTGTAGAGGTTCGGATTCGCCCGCACCCGCTGCACCTCGAGCTCGGCCTGCACCCCGCGTTCGTCGATCGAGACCAGTTGCTTGTGCAGGTGATCGAAGGACGCCCCGGCCGGCTTGAGCCAGTTCTGGAACACCGCGACGTAGCGGGCATAGCGATTGGCCAGGTACAGCTCGCGCATCGCCTCGACGGTGAACTGGACGTAGGCGTAGTGCTCGTCCGGGGTCAGCGTCCCGGCCGAGGCCAACTGGTGATCGTGCGTGGCGTCGTCCACGAAGTGCCGCCGGGCGACGATCACGTCATGCCCCCCGCCGAAGAACCCGTCCGCCACCTGCAGCCGGGCGGCCGTCGTCAGCGTGGCCAGGTTCTCCCCGGCAGAACGCAGCCGCGTGTCGACCAGGCCGCGCAGGTGTTCGCGACCCGCCGTGGTGGCGACGTAGGCGTCCCGATGCGCCCGCGCCGCCTCGGGGAGCGTGTGGCCGTAGTTCCGGTGCCAGTAGTCGTAGGAGATGATCTCGAACAGGTTCGGGATGCGCCGGAACTCGGCGACGCTGTCGTGCACCGTCTCGACCGTCGTCCCCGTGACGGTGCGATAGCCGCCGGCCGATGCGCCGTCCCGCACCAGCCGGCCCTTCTCGGGTGGGGTGTCGAGATAGCGCTCGCTGCAGAACGCGCAGTGCCGGCCGTCGTCCTCGGGGCGCAGCGGCGAGGGATCGGGCGAGGCGATCCCCAACGGCCGGTTGCCCCGGCCCGGCACGGTCCACACCTCGGTGCCGCTGAACGGATTGACCTGTTTGATCGTCCCGTCGGCCATCTGGTCGAGGTACTTGGGCGCAGCGAAGAACGGACCCGTGGTGGACATGCGCCCCATGCTGGCGCGGCGGCTAGCCTCCTGGCCATGCCCCGCACGGTTACCGACGCCACTCTCGAGGCCTCCGATGCCCCCGCGCGCCCGATCCGCCTGGTCCTGGCCAGCGCTTCCCCCGCCCGGCTGCGCACCCTGCGTGCCGCCGGGCTCGACCCCGAGGTGGTGGTCTCGGCGGTCGACGAGGACGACGTGGTCGCCCGGTACGGCGTGACCGAGGCCGAGGACGTCGTGCTGGTCCTGGCCCGGGCCAAGGCCGAGGACGTCGCCGGATCGCTCGCCGCGGCCGACGGTTCGTCCACGCTGGTGCTGGGCTGCGACTCGATGCTCGACCTGGACGGCGAGGTGATGGGCAAGCCGACCGACCCGGACGACGCGCGCCGGCGCTGGCAGCGGATGCGCGGGCGCAGCGGCGTCCTGCACACCGGGCACTGGCTGCTCGACACCGCGCGCGGCGGCGGGTGCGTCGGTTCGGTGGCCGCGACCACGGTGCACTTCGCCGACCTGAGCGACGCCGAGATCGAGGCCTACGTCGCCTCGGGCGAGCCGCTGGCGGTGGCCGGGGCGTTCACCATCGACGGCCTGGGCGCGGCGTTCGTGCGCGCGATCGACGGCGACCACCACAACGTCGTCGGGGTGTCGGTGCCTCTGCTGCGTGAGCTGGCCCGCGATCTCGGGGTGGACTGGCCGAGGCTGTGGCGTCACGCCCCGTCACCGAAAGCGGTGGGCGGCTGATTACCACGCGTCTCGGTGCCTCTCGGCCGGGTGAATGGCCGACCCTCCCGGTTGAGCGGGCTCGGTGTGAGGGAGGACACTCGGTGCCGTGGCGAGCGACGGTCTGACCTGGTTGGCGAGCCGCCAGGCCCTCTCGGACGCGTTGACGGACGAGGCGTCGGCGGGTCGCGACACCCCGGGCGGCGATGGCACGGGCGGCTGGACGAGCCGCATCGGGTTGCTGCTGCTGGACGTCGACCGCTTCAGTGACCTGGTCGCCTCGCTCGGTCCGGACGGCGGCCAGGACGTCCTGGCCCAGATCGCCACGCGCCTGCGACCGGCCCTACGACCCAATCAGATGCTGGCCCGGCTCGGGGGGGACGAGTTCGCCGTCGTCCTGCCGGACGCCGATCGTGAGGCTGCCGAGCGGGTGGCCCATGCCCTCCTCGCCCAGTTGGATGCGCCCATCCGGGTGAACATGCCGACCGGGCCACGCGACGTCCAGGTGGCGGCCAGCGTGGGCGTGGCGACCTGCCGGCTGCCCCGGGAGGACCCGCGCGAGCTGGTGCACCAGGCCTCGCAGGCGGTGCGCCAGGCCAAGCGCTCGGGCGGCGGCGTCAGCCACGTGGCCCCGGGTGAGGACCAGCCCACCCGGCTGCCGCCGATCGGCGAACTGCGGGTGGCGCTGGAACAGGGCGACCTCGAGGTCTATCTGCAGCCGCAGGTGGACCTCAGGCGTGGTCGGCTGTGCGGCGCGGAGGCGCTGGCCCGGTGGCGCCACCCCCAGGACGGCGTGCTGCTGCCGGCCTCGTTCCTGCCGCTGGCGGCGCAGACCGGGTTGATGCGTCCGATCGCGGCTGCCGTCACCGAACTGGCGGTCGCCGCCGTCGCCCAGTGGTGGGATCGGGGCTTCCGCGTGCCGGTGAGTCTGAACCTCACCCCGTCGGACCTGCTCGACGAGACCCTCACCGCACGGATCCCCGGGTGTCTGAAGCCCCACGGGCTGCCCACCGAGGCCCTGCGCATCGAGATCACCGAGGACGTCTTCCTCGCCGACGCCGATCTGGTCGCCGGGGTGTTGCACCGCTGGCAGGAGGCCGGGGTCCACGTGGCCCTCGACGACTTCGGCACCGGCTACTCCTCACTGGCCTACCTGCGTGAACTGCCGATCAGCGAGCTCAAACTCGACCGCGTGTTCATCACCGACCTGGCCCGGCCCCGGACGACAGCGATCGTGCGCCACACCATCGCCATGGCGCACGAGCTGGGCATGAAGGTCGTCGCGGAGGGCATCGAGGACGCCGACACCGCCGCTGTGCTCACCGAAATGGGCTGCGACATCGGCCAGGGCACCTTCTTCGGTGCCGCCATGGCCGTCCCCGAGTTCCTGGCCCACCTGGCCGCCACCACCACCTGATCCCGCTCCTCCCCAACCCTGTTCCTCCCCAACCACCCCCTCGCCCACTCCAGCCCACCTCCCACCAAAGACCCGAAATGGTCGTCATAGGCGGCAAATGACGACCTATTCGGGTCTTTGGCGGCGGAAGGTGGGGCCAACCGCGCCACGGCGGAAAGGTCAGGTGGGGGTGACGCCGAGGTCGTGGGCGATGGCTTCGATGCGGCGATCGAGGGCGGCGGGTCTCGACAGGTCGGCGTCGATGAACGTGTGCACCCGCCACCCCTCGGCGACCAGATCGGCCCGGATCACGTGGTCGCGTCGCCATTGCCGCAGGTCCTGGCGATGCTGCTCGCCGTCGTACTCAGCGATCACACGTTGCCGGCGCCAGACGAAGTCAGGGCGGGCGAGCCACCCGCCCAGCCCGTCGAGCACGTCGACGTTGAGCTCAGGCTCGGGGAGCCCGCGGCGATGCATCGCCAGTCGCACCAGGCTCTCGCGCCGCGACAGGCTACGAGTGCGCACCAGCGGCAGGGCCTCACGCAACGCGCGCACCCCGGTCTCCCGGGCGCGCCGAGTCACGGCCTCGGTCAGGTCAGCCAGGGGGATGCCGGACGACTCCTCGTTGACCGTGGCGTCGCCGAGGACGACGCGCTCCTCGAGCGACAGCCCAGCGGCGACGTCACACCAGGTGTCGGCCGGCACGGTCAGCGGCAGCCCGTGACGGGTGACCACGCCACGGTGCTCCAGTCCACGGTGATGCACCGTGCCGCGCCGGCGTACTGCTGAGAGCCAGGTCGGCCGGACGACGTGCAGCGGTTCCTCAGGTGACCAGAACTGCGCCACAGGCAGCCCGAGCAGGCGGGCCGCGGTGAGGTGCGAGTAGGCCCACGGCTCGGGCAGCACCAGCGCGAACGCCCGGCATCGAGCCCGGAAGGCTTCGACCATCGAGTCGGCGACCATGAGTTCCCCCGGAATCCGGACCCCGGAGGTCGGGGCGACCAGGTCACCGCTGCGCGTCCGTGCCCGAGTCACCCCTTGGCTGCGCCCCTGCGCCACAGTGAACCCCGCGTCCAGGCCCCTGGGCAGCGGGGCGGGTGCGCGGGCCATGCCGCACACCGTGCCCCACCCGCGCTGGTGGCCGCTCTCGTCATCCACAGCCGCCCGTGCTTCGGTCGTTGTCCACACCCTCAGCCCTCCCCAAAGACCCCAAACGGCTGCCACGCTCATCCCCGCGGCCCTCGTCCGCCCCAGCACCTCCCGCCCCAAAGACCCGAGATGGCTGTCATTTCCAAGGAATGGCAGCCATCTCGGGTCTTTGGGCGGGGGTGAGGCGGTGGTGGGTTGCGGCGGGCGGGAGGGGGACGGGTGGGTGGACTGGTGGGGCTGGGTCAGACGGGCGGGACGCCGTGGCGCTTGTCGGTGATGCGGCGGTCCTTGGCGGCGGCGTAGGTGAGGCGGAGCACCAGCTCGCGGCGGAGCTCGCCGGGCTCGATGACGGCGTCGATGACGAGGTCACCGGCCAGGCGCAGCAGGTCGACGTCCTCTTCGTACTCCAGGCGTCGGGCGCTGACGTAGGCCTCGCGCTCGGCGTCGTCCTCGATCGCGGCGATCTTGTTGGCGTACACCGCATTGACCGCCGCCTGCGGACCCATCACCGCGATCGAGGCGCTGGGTAGGGCGAGCGTGGCGTC belongs to Kineosporiaceae bacterium and includes:
- a CDS encoding long-chain fatty acid--CoA ligase, with product MSHTLASLFGERVRLLPDREAFRTPDGSGWTSLSWSQTDGRAREIAAALLAHGVSHEDRVAIVSMTRLEWILVDLGIALAGGATAAVYPNTQESDVAYILADSGAVIAVVEDAGQVAKLERSRAELPAIRLVVVIDPAGMPAAAPDGSWDEGWVITFDELQAQGRRHLEAHPTAVDDAVAGVLPEHLSTLLYTSGTTGRPKGVELTHGNWVYLAKSVEDTRVVRTDQLQFLWLPLSHSFGKLLLAAQYGVGFTTAVDGRIDKIVDNLATIQPSFMAAAPRIFEKVHARVTSMTAEAGGAKAKIFDWAFRVGTECVRREQAGRSIPPILGLQRRLADKLVFTKIRERLGGRIEILVSGSAALAPQIAEWFAAAGLPILEGYGMTETSGGCIVNRPGGVRIGTVGIPFPDTELRIAEDGELLIRSPGVMRGYHNLPDQTAEVLSPDGWLATGDVAEVDADGYVKITDRKKDLVKTSGGKYIAPSLIEGSIKASSPLIGQVVVIADGRKFPGALVALDLDAATSWSQAHGVAVDQVNTDPRVRELIQTAIDEVNLTLNRWEQIKQFRILPRELDVASGELTPSLKIKRAVVMRSYNELIEEMYG
- a CDS encoding DUF4921 family protein; this translates as MSTTGPFFAAPKYLDQMADGTIKQVNPFSGTEVWTVPGRGNRPLGIASPDPSPLRPEDDGRHCAFCSERYLDTPPEKGRLVRDGASAGGYRTVTGTTVETVHDSVAEFRRIPNLFEIISYDYWHRNYGHTLPEAARAHRDAYVATTAGREHLRGLVDTRLRSAGENLATLTTAARLQVADGFFGGGHDVIVARRHFVDDATHDHQLASAGTLTPDEHYAYVQFTVEAMRELYLANRYARYVAVFQNWLKPAGASFDHLHKQLVSIDERGVQAELEVQRVRANPNLYNEAAVNYAAAHNLVVAENDHAIAIAGFGHRFPALEIFSKSGRSQPWNHSPDELRAMSDLIHACHAATGADVPSNEEWHHKPPDVDVPMPWRVVLKWRVSTLAGFEGGTKIYLNTISPTSVRDRVVDRLFRLKDEGRIAPMRIAFECSCAPNVLRYNPSVRHGAMNDPEF
- a CDS encoding bifunctional diguanylate cyclase/phosphodiesterase; translated protein: MASDGLTWLASRQALSDALTDEASAGRDTPGGDGTGGWTSRIGLLLLDVDRFSDLVASLGPDGGQDVLAQIATRLRPALRPNQMLARLGGDEFAVVLPDADREAAERVAHALLAQLDAPIRVNMPTGPRDVQVAASVGVATCRLPREDPRELVHQASQAVRQAKRSGGGVSHVAPGEDQPTRLPPIGELRVALEQGDLEVYLQPQVDLRRGRLCGAEALARWRHPQDGVLLPASFLPLAAQTGLMRPIAAAVTELAVAAVAQWWDRGFRVPVSLNLTPSDLLDETLTARIPGCLKPHGLPTEALRIEITEDVFLADADLVAGVLHRWQEAGVHVALDDFGTGYSSLAYLRELPISELKLDRVFITDLARPRTTAIVRHTIAMAHELGMKVVAEGIEDADTAAVLTEMGCDIGQGTFFGAAMAVPEFLAHLAATTT
- the maf gene encoding septum formation inhibitor Maf, producing MPRTVTDATLEASDAPARPIRLVLASASPARLRTLRAAGLDPEVVVSAVDEDDVVARYGVTEAEDVVLVLARAKAEDVAGSLAAADGSSTLVLGCDSMLDLDGEVMGKPTDPDDARRRWQRMRGRSGVLHTGHWLLDTARGGGCVGSVAATTVHFADLSDAEIEAYVASGEPLAVAGAFTIDGLGAAFVRAIDGDHHNVVGVSVPLLRELARDLGVDWPRLWRHAPSPKAVGG
- the fdhD gene encoding formate dehydrogenase accessory sulfurtransferase FdhD, which produces MTTRRPVTRVRIEGPDAGMHDRADTLAVEEPLEIRLLHAGAPEGEPFTVTMRTPGHDLELALGFLLGDGVITSADDVTAARHCPDAALDADGNPTYNVVEVGLARHVAPPSRALARRVSSACGICGTESIDQVRDRCTTDVSADDIRLDAAVLATLPDRLREGQRAFARTGGVHAAGLFTPDGELLCLREDVGRHNAVDKVVGWALQQGRLPLTGAVLQVSGRASFELVQKAVTAGCPVLAAVSAPSSLAVDLASETGLTLIGFSRGTGFNIYAGRERIHR